From Daucus carota subsp. sativus chromosome 6, DH1 v3.0, whole genome shotgun sequence:
CTCCTTCTCCGAACCATCAAATAACGCAACCGAGTTATTGAGTTGACTCACCGCGTCATCGAACAAACTCACACAATCACGCAGCGCCGACACAGTGTTAGCTTCATTAGACTTCGAAATCAAAGTTTTAGGGAAAGACGACACGTTTTTGAGCTCCGAGAGTGAGATATTTAGAGAGAGTGTGAAGATGAGTTGAGGACCGAGTTGCGGAGGGAGGTTTTTGAGCGACGAAATGGAGGAGACGCACGAGTTAGGGTACTGAGTCACGGCGCAAACGAGTCGAGTTGACTCGGAGGTGTTTAATGAGTTTGattgaggaggaggaggaggaggggcCGTGGTGGAGTTAGTTTTGGTTTTGGATTTGTGACTAGTGGTGGATTTGTATATTACAACGGAGATTGTTGTAACAacgaggagagagaagaggatGAGGAGAGAGATTAAGGCGGTTTTGCGACGGTGAGTGGCGGCGAGTTTGGAATGGTGGAGGTGAGGGGGTGGAATGTCCGCGGGGGTGGAGTTGACTTTATCATAGCCTTTGACCATGTTTATAGACTCCATCTTGATTTTGTGATTTGATTTGGCAATTTGTTGAGTTAAACACAAAACAGCGAGTTAATTAGAACAGCAAATCATGTACTTGTAGTAtgagtttattgttttttaaAGCATGTAGTATTGGTTTATTATCACACCGTTTtctaaaataatgatgtttgactttgatgtatatattttaaaacgttatggaataattatttttctaagtGATATAACTGAAGATACATATCTtagatttatttaaatattagagTGTCAAATACGGTGAATATTGTAGGAATACCACCTACTCAGTTAGTTCATGTAAAATGAATTTTTAGTCAAAAGTAAAATTGGTGGTCGTGTTATTATATAAAGAGATttaagttttaatattttattagtaatGAGATTGAAAGATCGAAAGATTGTGAAAATGCATGTAAAAGGATGATATTGCCCTGGATTTGGAAAATGTCATGTCAAcagataataaaataattacgaaAAAGTTCCGACCTGCCGGATTCGAACCAGCGACCTAAGGATGGCTTCGGCGTATTAACCACTACAGTCCTCCGCTCTACCAACTGAGCTAAGGTCGGATTGTGTGAAGGTTCTTTTGAAATATGTACATATCCATTATCCCTTATACCCCTGCAACTAGACCCACAGTATTACACGAGTCTTGGCTTTTGTCTCCTTAAACTCCTCAATTTTGTGACTAGTGGTGGATTCGGATATCAGAACcaggggtgtgcatggtgcggtttggtgcggttccggacattaaccgttaccaaaccgatgaatgcggttcggttcggttaatcatcattaaccgtaaccgcaccaattaaaacggtttttcggttgcggttaaccattagtcggttgcggttttttttcggtttttccactattatttgctactcttgtgcataatgatttttttaaaaaaatataaaattttcatgaatatatacaatatgtttggttactatttactattgtttccatatgaggatataggaaacattacatactttcatctaaaaatttttaatacacaataaaaactaaaacatacatattttgacaagaaattagatgatgtcaagtcaataaaattacccaaaatcaactaatcatgaaattcaaataaaaagttttcaaaaagtacataaataaaaaaagtagaataaatttcataataaaatttgattagcaGATTAATAACAGAAATATTTCTGCTTTGGGGCAAATCACAATAGCTCTATTTTCGATCAAGCgctcctccaaatatttgggtgcccggttatttaagtgactcagTAAATATGCAAGTATGGAAGAAGAACctccatataaaattagatgtgaagtttaaaaatgactaaggtgctttattactattattaatatatatatatatatatatatatatatatatatatatttcggttcggttaatttcggtgcggttttagcataaaaccgaaaataaaaccgcaccactaatttcggttttttatctcggttattttcggttttatttgcggtttggtttttttcggtgtggtttttcggtttttttaggttttttttgcggtttcggtttttcctgCTCGCCCCTAATTAGAACGCAGATTGTTGTAACAACGAGGAGAGAGAGTACGGCGGTTTTGCAATGGTGAGTGGCGGCGAGTTTGGTATGTCGGAGTCGATGGTGTTGACTTTGTCATAGTCTCCACTCTCCATGTTTATAGACTCCATattgattttgttatttgttttggTAATTTGTTAAGTTAAACACAAAACAGCAAGCGTTAAGTTGAACACAACAACATTTTACCAGTGAAATTTAGATGCAAAATGCAAATGCAAATGCGTATGTTTGTTAATTATGGGGGGCAAAAATACCAATCACTAGGGATGAgcagaaaccgaaccgaatattAAAACCGCACCAAAAACCGCAAAAACCGCACGAAACCGCATcaaataaaaccgcaccgaataaaaaccgaacTGAAAAAAAACCGCACCGAggctttggttttggttttggtttctaaaaattttaaaaccgaatacaaacTGAACCGAAccgcaataatatttatatttatttattttatatatttagatatagtatataaattatatctattataaaatatataattatatatgtatatacattgtCAAGAAAGCTTTGCTTGGCGGACTGTCTACTAACTTTGACAATGCTCTAAACACGAAAGTTTCACATTGCACACTTGTTTATGCCGGTCCATTTTTGTTGGGTTAATCGGTTAGGCCTATGGTCCTGTTTATAAATGAAATTTAGGTGAATAAGTGAAACTTGACAAGAAAAGATGAATAAAATAGACTAGTTTTTGGCTGTTGGTAATTTTTGTCTGCTGCTTTGACATCTAAATATGCATTAGTCTATCTGGTGCATATAACATGTCTCCTAATACATTTACTGCTTTCT
This genomic window contains:
- the LOC135147256 gene encoding putative pectinesterase/pectinesterase inhibitor 26, producing the protein MVKGYDKVNSTPADIPPPHLHHSKLAATHRRKTALISLLILFSLLVVTTISVVIYKSTTSHKSKTKTNSTTAPPPPPPQSNSLNTSESTRLVCAVTQYPNSCVSSISSLKNLPPQLGPQLIFTLSLNISLSELKNVSSFPKTLISKSNEANTVSALRDCVSLFDDAVSQLNNSVALFDGSEKEALTEAKIADVNTWISGAMSDQETCLDGLEEMESSVLDEVKAKLQKSKECMSNSLAILANMHSLLDKFGQT